One region of Streptomyces sp. CG4 genomic DNA includes:
- a CDS encoding ADP-ribosylglycohydrolase family protein has protein sequence MTGPSRIERAVGAVLGSAVGDALGAPFEFGPEGALSARFPYPGHGGEMCGGGGWDPGEATDDTQMAVLTAESLLERGGLDLPDVFRRFQRWAASGPKDIGLQTEAVLSGGAPWDTAAARHFQVSQRAAGNGALMRAAPSAVHFAHRGRAATMTAARRLSALTHGDPAAWEGTAALHELIRVALTGADPLTAVPATLTALHPDHRGRYEAVLSPAWHPDQATEFNGAVWPCLGSAVWALRTTGSYEEAVRAAVDLGGDTDTVAAVTGALAGAVYGAEAVPLRWLEPLHVPLPGFGERVLGAQDLRELAERLLDSPGRG, from the coding sequence ATGACCGGTCCCTCCCGCATCGAACGCGCCGTCGGCGCCGTGCTCGGTTCCGCCGTCGGTGACGCCCTCGGGGCGCCCTTCGAGTTCGGCCCCGAGGGCGCTCTCTCCGCCCGCTTCCCGTATCCGGGACACGGCGGGGAGATGTGCGGGGGCGGCGGCTGGGATCCGGGCGAGGCGACCGACGACACGCAGATGGCGGTCCTGACCGCCGAGTCTCTGCTGGAGCGCGGCGGGCTGGACCTGCCGGACGTCTTCCGCCGCTTCCAGCGCTGGGCGGCGTCCGGCCCGAAGGACATCGGCCTCCAGACGGAGGCGGTCCTGAGCGGCGGCGCCCCCTGGGACACGGCCGCCGCGCGCCACTTCCAGGTCAGCCAACGGGCCGCCGGCAACGGCGCGTTGATGCGGGCGGCCCCCTCCGCGGTGCACTTCGCCCACCGCGGCCGCGCCGCCACGATGACCGCCGCCCGCCGGCTGTCCGCCCTCACCCACGGCGACCCGGCCGCGTGGGAGGGCACGGCGGCGTTGCACGAGCTGATCCGCGTGGCCCTGACCGGGGCCGACCCGCTCACCGCCGTACCGGCGACCCTGACCGCCCTCCACCCCGACCACCGCGGGCGTTACGAGGCGGTCCTGTCCCCCGCCTGGCACCCCGACCAGGCGACCGAGTTCAACGGCGCGGTGTGGCCGTGTCTGGGCTCAGCGGTGTGGGCGCTGCGTACGACGGGGTCCTACGAGGAGGCGGTCCGCGCCGCCGTCGACCTCGGCGGCGACACGGACACGGTGGCGGCGGTCACGGGGGCGCTGGCGGGGGCGGTGTACGGGGCCGAGGCGGTACCGCTGCGCTGGCTCGAACCGTTGCATGTGCCGCTGCCGGGGTTCGGCGAACGTGTGCTGGGTGCGCAGGACCTGCGGGAACTCGCCGAGAGGCTTCTCGACAGTCCCGGCCGCGGGTAG
- the galE gene encoding UDP-glucose 4-epimerase GalE, with product MTWLITGGAGYIGAHVVRAMTEAGERTVVYDDLSTGVAERVPAEVPLVRGSVLDADRVARTLAEHEISGVVHLAAKKQVGESVERPLHYYRENVEGLRVLLEAVTAAEVPSFLFSSSAAVYGMPDVDLVTEETPCVPMSPYGETKLAGEWLARATGKATGLSTASLRYFNVAGAASPELADTGVFNLIPMVFEKLTEGAPPRIFGDDYPTPDGTCVRDYIHVVDLAEAHVTVARALASSPGTDLTLNIGRGEGVSVREMIDRINAVTGYDRAPTVTPRRPGDPARVVASADRIATELGWQAKYDVQDMITSAWEGWLRHHPEAARS from the coding sequence ATGACCTGGCTGATCACCGGCGGTGCCGGATACATCGGGGCACACGTCGTACGGGCGATGACCGAGGCGGGCGAACGCACGGTCGTCTACGACGACCTGTCCACGGGCGTCGCCGAGCGCGTACCGGCGGAGGTCCCGCTCGTGCGGGGCTCCGTCCTGGACGCGGACCGGGTGGCCCGCACGCTCGCCGAGCACGAGATCAGCGGGGTCGTGCACCTGGCGGCGAAGAAGCAGGTGGGCGAGTCGGTGGAGCGCCCGCTGCACTACTACCGGGAGAACGTGGAGGGCCTGCGGGTCCTGCTGGAAGCGGTCACGGCGGCCGAGGTCCCGTCCTTCCTCTTCTCCTCCTCGGCGGCGGTCTACGGCATGCCGGACGTCGACCTGGTGACGGAGGAGACCCCCTGCGTCCCGATGTCCCCCTACGGCGAGACGAAGCTGGCCGGCGAATGGCTGGCCCGCGCGACGGGCAAGGCGACCGGGCTGTCGACCGCGTCGCTGCGCTACTTCAACGTGGCCGGCGCGGCGAGCCCGGAACTGGCCGACACGGGTGTGTTCAACCTGATCCCGATGGTCTTCGAGAAGCTCACCGAGGGCGCGCCGCCGCGCATCTTCGGCGACGACTACCCGACGCCGGACGGCACCTGTGTGCGCGACTACATCCACGTGGTCGACCTGGCCGAGGCCCATGTCACCGTCGCCCGCGCGCTGGCCTCCTCCCCCGGTACCGACCTGACCCTCAACATCGGCCGCGGCGAGGGCGTCTCCGTGCGCGAGATGATCGACCGCATCAACGCGGTCACCGGCTACGACCGCGCGCCGACCGTCACCCCGCGCCGCCCCGGCGACCCCGCGCGCGTCGTCGCCTCGGCCGACCGCATCGCCACCGAACTGGGCTGGCAGGCCAAGTACGACGTCCAGGACATGATCACCTCGGCCTGGGAGGGCTGGCTCCGCCACCACCCGGAGGCGGCCCGCTCGTAG
- a CDS encoding glycosyltransferase family 2 protein, which produces MRPDPSDTPDTTDTPDTAGTAESSPDTAGAADAPRAAQVGVVVIGYNDRAHVGDAVRSALAQGPAVAEVIAVDDCSTDDSADLLDRLAADEPRLRVVRRDVNSGGCGSPRNNGIDALTTPYVMFLDSDDVLPPSAVDALLAAATGAHAEVTSGLCVRRELPSGREQPWQEPLYTAHTVLARPAQRPRLVHDTLCVNKLYRTDFLREHGIRFPDGRFLYEDIVFTARVLAAAPRMALVPDRVYLWHVRRSAEQLSLSLDRDRIDNWKARVAACTLAYDTLLGAGQKELARAVRAKFLDHEVRMYTRELGLRDADYRRAWWEHTREFLARYDAADWELNPSAPGRLLGRVVLESPEPRDLPRMRELAARPARLLPPYARTPDGVPVWAEDLPQITLAPYLTRPIAELPLAFDAELQPRARASRLLLRLHELYGRVAEADPREVDVAWQCRDDERVRGRTTVPLTPSGTETGTETGTKTGPETGADSWSAELPVGLGALGAGTWDLRLTVRFADGAEREVTAHALTGAGRLRRSAVPSARHGVLLVQPYATHSGALAVRVASGVRGVVQVARSRLRRLLH; this is translated from the coding sequence ATGCGACCAGACCCGTCCGACACACCGGACACAACCGACACCCCCGATACAGCAGGTACCGCCGAGTCGAGCCCCGACACGGCGGGCGCCGCCGATGCGCCGCGCGCGGCGCAGGTCGGCGTCGTCGTCATCGGCTACAACGACCGCGCTCATGTGGGCGACGCCGTGCGTTCGGCGCTGGCCCAGGGGCCGGCGGTCGCCGAGGTCATCGCCGTGGACGACTGCTCCACGGACGACAGCGCCGACCTGCTGGACCGGCTGGCCGCCGACGAGCCCCGGCTGCGGGTGGTGCGCCGGGATGTGAACAGCGGCGGCTGCGGCAGCCCGCGCAACAACGGGATCGACGCGCTGACGACTCCGTACGTGATGTTCCTGGACAGCGACGACGTGCTGCCGCCCAGCGCGGTGGACGCGCTGCTGGCCGCGGCCACAGGGGCGCACGCCGAGGTCACGAGCGGGCTGTGCGTACGCCGGGAGCTGCCCTCGGGGCGCGAACAGCCCTGGCAGGAGCCCCTCTACACGGCGCACACCGTCCTCGCGCGTCCCGCCCAGCGCCCGCGCCTGGTCCACGACACGCTGTGCGTCAACAAGCTGTACCGCACCGACTTCCTGCGCGAGCACGGCATCCGCTTCCCCGACGGCCGCTTCCTCTACGAGGACATCGTCTTCACCGCGCGCGTGCTGGCCGCCGCGCCGCGCATGGCACTCGTACCGGACCGCGTGTATCTGTGGCATGTACGCAGGTCGGCCGAGCAGTTGTCGCTCTCGCTGGACCGGGATCGCATCGACAACTGGAAGGCGCGCGTCGCGGCGTGCACGCTGGCGTACGACACCCTGCTGGGCGCCGGGCAGAAGGAGCTGGCGCGCGCGGTGCGGGCCAAGTTCCTCGACCACGAGGTGCGGATGTACACGCGCGAGCTGGGGTTGCGCGACGCGGACTACCGGCGCGCGTGGTGGGAGCACACCCGTGAGTTCCTCGCGCGCTACGACGCCGCCGACTGGGAGCTGAACCCGAGCGCCCCGGGCCGGCTGCTCGGGCGGGTCGTCCTGGAGTCGCCCGAGCCCCGCGACCTGCCCCGCATGCGGGAACTGGCCGCGCGCCCGGCGCGCCTCCTGCCGCCGTACGCCCGCACCCCCGACGGCGTCCCCGTCTGGGCCGAAGACCTCCCCCAGATCACCCTCGCGCCGTACCTGACCCGGCCGATCGCCGAGCTCCCGCTCGCCTTCGACGCGGAACTGCAGCCACGCGCGCGTGCCTCGCGCCTGCTGCTGCGGCTGCACGAGCTGTACGGCAGGGTGGCCGAGGCGGACCCGCGCGAGGTGGACGTGGCGTGGCAGTGCCGGGACGACGAACGCGTCCGCGGGCGCACGACGGTCCCGCTCACGCCCTCCGGCACGGAGACAGGCACGGAGACAGGCACGAAGACGGGCCCGGAGACCGGCGCGGACAGCTGGTCGGCCGAGCTGCCCGTCGGCCTGGGCGCGCTCGGCGCGGGCACCTGGGACCTGCGGCTGACCGTGCGCTTCGCGGACGGCGCGGAGCGGGAGGTCACGGCGCACGCCCTGACGGGCGCCGGGCGGCTGCGCCGGAGCGCCGTCCCGAGCGCCCGGCACGGTGTGCTGCTGGTGCAGCCGTACGCCACGCACTCCGGTGCGCTCGCCGTCCGTGTGGCGTCCGGCGTGCGCGGGGTGGTACAGGTGGCACGCAGCCGGCTCCGCCGGTTGCTTCACTGA
- a CDS encoding glycosyltransferase family 87 protein, with product MNRLRVTSGPVRALAALWVTTRGLMLWLLLHDSVPLLGGGTVAGEVSQLYFHWYGILVHGSFPVHDTLWQYPPGAGAVLLAPGLLPWLTYFQAFVMLTLATDALVTAALVAVGTRPGRSLLGAALWTCGLPLLLHIPLARYDVQVTALAVLSLLVLGRSPRVGGVLAALGALVKVWPALALLGTPRGRATRGAWGWAAGAGFATLALFVVTFGHPLSFLREQGGRGVQIESLGGTALSLARHAGWSGGPRFQYGAVEMVGPHVHAVATAALVLTAVSFALLVLWRVRARRWSAATPFDAALCAVLLFTVTSRVISPQYMIWLVGLAAVCVTSRPTSQRPVAALVLAATALTTLEFPMRYNDVIEATWTGCLLMLARNGILAAAAVLSFVRLWRATRPDGEGAQLTEPRPGSDRLPDRAALSLS from the coding sequence ATGAACCGTCTCCGTGTCACTTCCGGTCCGGTCCGCGCCCTCGCCGCCCTCTGGGTCACCACGCGTGGCCTGATGCTGTGGCTGCTCCTCCACGACAGCGTCCCGCTGCTCGGCGGGGGCACGGTGGCGGGTGAGGTGTCACAGCTCTACTTCCACTGGTATGGCATCCTCGTCCACGGCTCCTTCCCGGTGCACGACACCCTGTGGCAGTACCCGCCGGGCGCGGGCGCGGTGCTGCTGGCGCCGGGCCTGCTGCCGTGGCTGACGTACTTTCAGGCGTTCGTGATGCTCACGCTGGCCACGGACGCCCTGGTCACGGCGGCTCTGGTGGCCGTGGGCACACGGCCCGGGCGCAGCCTGCTCGGCGCGGCCCTGTGGACGTGTGGTCTGCCGCTGCTGCTGCACATCCCGCTCGCCCGGTACGACGTGCAGGTCACCGCCCTGGCCGTGCTCTCCCTGCTGGTGCTCGGCCGCTCCCCGCGCGTCGGCGGAGTGCTCGCGGCGCTGGGCGCGCTGGTGAAGGTGTGGCCGGCGCTGGCACTGCTGGGCACGCCCCGGGGACGGGCCACGCGCGGGGCGTGGGGATGGGCGGCGGGCGCCGGATTCGCCACGCTCGCCCTCTTCGTCGTGACGTTCGGGCATCCGCTGTCCTTTCTGCGGGAGCAGGGCGGGCGCGGGGTGCAGATCGAGTCGCTCGGCGGTACGGCGCTGAGCCTGGCGCGGCACGCCGGCTGGTCGGGCGGGCCGCGCTTCCAGTACGGCGCCGTCGAGATGGTCGGCCCGCATGTGCACGCCGTCGCCACCGCCGCCCTGGTGCTGACGGCGGTCTCCTTCGCGCTGCTGGTGCTGTGGCGGGTGCGGGCGCGGCGCTGGAGTGCGGCCACGCCGTTCGACGCGGCGCTGTGCGCGGTGCTGCTGTTCACGGTGACCAGCCGGGTGATCAGCCCGCAGTACATGATCTGGCTGGTCGGTCTCGCCGCCGTGTGCGTGACCTCGCGCCCCACGAGCCAGCGGCCGGTGGCGGCGCTGGTCCTGGCGGCGACCGCGCTGACCACCCTGGAGTTCCCGATGCGCTACAACGATGTGATCGAAGCCACCTGGACCGGCTGTCTGCTGATGCTGGCCCGCAACGGGATCCTGGCGGCCGCGGCCGTGCTGTCGTTCGTCCGGCTGTGGCGGGCGACCCGGCCCGATGGAGAGGGCGCACAACTGACGGAACCCCGACCCGGTTCCGACCGCCTTCCGGACCGGGCGGCGCTGAGTCTCTCGTAA
- a CDS encoding glycosyltransferase family 39 protein, giving the protein MIFTIGLWGLDRDGMWRDEAVSFQVARRTVPQIWRLLHDVDAVHGLYYLLMHAVLAVHPGEVALRLPSVCAAAVTAALVAALGSRLARPCVGLWAGLLYAGVPMAGHYAQEGRSYALVAAGATGATLLFVRAVQGNSRRAWRAYGAVLGLTCWLHEFAVLLLCAHAVSLALVRARAPVWRSWLCAAGAVGVSLLPMALVSRGQAAQVAWLCRPTADTAQELVRRFLGPAGGVYEVCLLLALVGLVGLVGRRGEVTLVGVALPLTVVPPAVLMLASQVSPLYVDRYVLYALSGAPLLVAAGAERVAGAVGRLCAGGRTSGSPLSPSSLVTLTGVLAVALGFLHQLPLLRADRDPGARADDLGAVSRVVERESAGGDAVVFLPDKVRNAALAYPEAFRGLRDVALVESASESGTLYGREAGVREMRRRLGRLDRVWVVADGNLLTGHRAPRKPAERAELAVLNRDFTGRKTILRDGTVVRLYVRTQMLRPLLSTGPNPWPSPPRAPLPPPPPRPAPS; this is encoded by the coding sequence GTGATATTCACGATCGGGCTTTGGGGGCTCGACCGGGACGGGATGTGGCGCGACGAGGCCGTCAGCTTCCAGGTCGCGCGGCGTACGGTGCCGCAGATCTGGCGGCTGCTGCACGACGTGGACGCCGTGCACGGTCTCTACTACCTCCTCATGCACGCCGTCCTCGCCGTCCACCCCGGCGAGGTGGCGCTGCGGCTGCCGTCGGTGTGCGCGGCGGCGGTGACGGCCGCCCTGGTGGCGGCGCTCGGCAGTCGGCTGGCCCGGCCGTGCGTCGGGCTGTGGGCCGGGCTGCTCTACGCCGGTGTGCCGATGGCCGGCCACTATGCGCAGGAGGGCCGCTCGTACGCGCTGGTGGCGGCCGGGGCCACCGGTGCGACGCTGCTGTTCGTACGGGCCGTGCAGGGCAACTCCCGGCGGGCCTGGCGGGCGTACGGCGCGGTCCTCGGCCTCACCTGCTGGCTGCACGAGTTCGCGGTGCTGCTGCTGTGCGCCCACGCGGTGTCGCTGGCGTTGGTCCGGGCCCGGGCGCCGGTCTGGCGGAGCTGGCTGTGTGCGGCGGGCGCGGTCGGGGTCTCGCTGCTGCCGATGGCGCTCGTGTCGCGGGGGCAGGCGGCGCAGGTGGCGTGGCTGTGCAGGCCCACGGCGGATACGGCGCAAGAGCTGGTGCGGAGGTTCCTCGGGCCTGCGGGCGGGGTGTACGAGGTGTGTCTGCTGCTCGCCCTGGTGGGGCTGGTGGGTCTGGTGGGGCGGCGGGGTGAAGTCACCCTCGTGGGGGTGGCGTTGCCGTTGACGGTGGTCCCCCCTGCGGTGTTGATGCTGGCGTCCCAGGTCTCGCCGCTGTATGTCGACCGGTATGTGCTGTACGCGCTGAGCGGGGCGCCGTTGCTGGTGGCGGCGGGGGCCGAGCGGGTGGCGGGGGCGGTGGGGCGGCTGTGCGCCGGTGGCCGGACGAGCGGGTCCCCCCTGTCGCCGTCGTCTCTCGTCACCCTTACCGGTGTCCTCGCCGTCGCCCTCGGCTTCCTTCACCAGCTGCCGCTTCTCCGGGCCGATCGTGACCCCGGTGCCCGCGCCGATGACCTGGGGGCGGTTTCGCGGGTCGTGGAGCGGGAGTCGGCGGGTGGGGACGCGGTGGTGTTTCTGCCGGACAAGGTGCGCAATGCGGCCCTCGCCTATCCGGAGGCCTTCCGGGGGCTGCGGGATGTGGCGCTGGTGGAGAGTGCGTCCGAGTCGGGGACGCTGTACGGGCGCGAGGCCGGGGTGCGTGAGATGCGGCGGCGGCTGGGGCGGCTGGACCGGGTGTGGGTCGTGGCGGACGGGAATCTGCTCACCGGGCACCGGGCCCCGCGCAAGCCCGCCGAGCGGGCCGAACTGGCCGTGCTGAACCGGGACTTCACCGGCCGGAAGACGATCCTGCGGGACGGGACGGTCGTACGGCTGTACGTCCGTACGCAGATGCTCCGGCCACTGCTTTCGACAGGGCCTAACCCCTGGCCCAGCCCGCCTCGCGCTCCGCTTCCGCCACCGCCGCCGCGTCCAGCGCCGTCGTGA